The following proteins are encoded in a genomic region of Arachis stenosperma cultivar V10309 chromosome 4, arast.V10309.gnm1.PFL2, whole genome shotgun sequence:
- the LOC130973989 gene encoding WPP domain-associated protein, with protein sequence MRKQVMMESLVVMDCCECPGDNGKENGGSENGIENESLGDHILEEMESFWLDIDERLTISRMVSDSVIKGMVNAIEQQAAEKIAQKELEVVELKKMLHNGHVGPGETKTLCSLATYLHDPGDAGAYNLSNGVVAESMDTLQNSVDEKLNQLKKEINKIRCSGSMRRIGSGADIVGLGGILDESVPERWIYVDKIFESLRDTLDGFCLRMQLIDQLSMASLSEWQQEQEFQSEVERMVISNCIMGLQQDFQHKLLDLYDLESRNCFSQHKDISNLRQELISIFKILSASETGLLISHGSLENGEEWCVNKRADHFHWKIATNHSSPSTLEENGKHEDPKESDAEHLDPSILQHLNRDELITHVNSEITKMKRDHESQVQEMTEENFRLRRELLNLKGGSSLSLKKDKDFDLLKKKIPNVISKLDEILVGNEKMHQLTESFESLSILKDRLDTLDLENRQLKDMLTDKEKEVKNLSSQLSAALEKLSQQHLAEKKMSQTIQKLEDDILDANAGVSIIQGIYKSLFDGIASGFRCTTEELHLKNIIMEEIYEIMLKEVAYNAHASSRFEIEDEDMESTMVQGLLDINHIIFRESLVDAERALKLEAGEKEELKQGMLMLTSKVEEKEKSAQEAAYALIQEKQNMELVTEQLKILRDETARQQITIAENNKELSVTKGHLDAASKEIELYKKQIRKLHENHEQIMNEHRESDEERRVLRLVTKDQQDALTLIEAKERETRRQMESTIHLVHKLSSEVTAFEARVNGDISRSCLRLDNMSSEFSRLKNKANILKTVGFVYKRRLETTNSNLAKAEAEVDLLGDEVDTLLRLLEKICIALDHYSPILKHYPGILETLELVRRELDQQIRKRV encoded by the exons ATGCGGAAGCAAGTGATGATGGAGAGTTTAGTTGTTATGGATTGCTGTGAGTGCCCAGGTGATAATGGTAAGGAAAATGGAGGTAGTGAAAATGGTATAGAAAATGAGAGTTTAGGTGATCATATACTCGAGGAAATGGAATCCTTCTGGTTGGATATCGATGAGAGGTTGACCATTTCTAGGATGGTGAGTGACTCTGTCATAAAGGGCATGGTTAATGCCATAGAGCAGCaggcagctgagaaaattgcgCAGAAAGAACTGGAGGTGGTTGAGCTAAAGAAAATGCTTCATAATGGCCATGTGGGTCCTGGTGAAACTAAAACATTGTGCTCTTTGGCAACTTATCTTCATGATCCTGGTGATGCCGGTGCATATAATCTTTCAAATGGTGTTGTTGCGGAATCCATGGACACTCTTCAAAATTCAGTGGATGAGAAATTAAATCAGCtcaagaaagaaataaataaaataagatgcTCTGGTTCCATGAGAAGAATTGGTTCAGGAGCCGACATTGTGGGTTTAGGTGGTATTTTGGACGAGAGTGTACCAGAAAGATGGATTTATGttgataaaatttttgagaGTCTAAGAGATACTCTTGACGGTTTCTGCTTAAGAATGCAATTGATTGATCAGTTATCAATGGCGTCTCTTTCTGAATGGCAGCAGGAGCAGGAGTTTCAGTCAGAGGTTGAAAGGATGGTAATCAGCAATTGTATTATGGGTCTGCAGCAGGATTTTCAACATAAACTGTTGGACCTTTATGACTTAGAAAGTAGAAATTGTTTTAGCCAACACAAAGATATCTCTAATTTGCGCCAGGAAttgatttcaatttttaaaatactatCTGCTTCTGAAACCGGGCTTCTTATTTCCCATGGTTCCCTTGAGAATGGGGAGGAATGGTGTGTTAATAAGAGGGCTGATCATTTCCACTGGAAGATTGCAACAAATCATTCATCACCGTCAACTTTGGAAGAAAATGGCAAACATGAGGACCCAAAGGAGAGCGACGCTGAGCACTTGGATCCTTCCATATTACAGCACTTGAATAGAGATGAGTTGATTACCCATGTTAATTCTGAGATAACGAAGATGAAAAGAGACCATGAATCTCAAGTGCAAGAGATGACTGAAGAAAACTTTCGCCTTAGGCGGGAATTGTTGAATTTGAAAGGAGGTTCTTCTTTATCATTGAAGAAGGACAAAGACTTTGATTTGTTGAAGAAAAAAATCCCTAATGTCATCTCAAAATTGGATGAAATCCTTGTTGGAAATGAAAAAATGCATCAACTCACCGAAAGCTTCGAATCTCTTAGCATTCTGAAGGATAGATTGGATACCTTAGACTTGGAGAATCGTCAACTGAAGGACATGCTGACAGATAAGGAAAAGGAAGTCAAGAATCTTTCTTCTCAGCTTTCTGCAGCTCTGGAGAAATTGTCACAACAGCATCTGGCTGAGAAAAAAATGTCACAAACTATTCAGAAGCTTGAGGATGATATACTGGATGCAAATGCCGGAGTTTCAATTATTCAAGGTATATATAAATCTCTCTTTGATGGTATTGCGAGTGGTTTCAGATGCACCACTGAGGAGTTACATCTGAAGAACATTATCATGGAAGAAATATATGAAATAATGTTAAAAGAAGTTGCTTACAATGCTCACGCTTCTAGTAGGTTTGAAATTGAGGATGAAGATATGGAGTCAACTATGGTGCAAGGACTATTGGATATTAATCATATTATATTTAGAGAATCTTTGGTGGATGCGGAAAGAGCATTAAAATTGGAAGCTGGTGAGAAAGAGGAACTAAAACAAGGAATGCTTATGTTGACATCAAAAGTGGAAGAGAAGGAGAAATCAGCACAGGAGGCAGCATATGCATTGATACAAGAGAAGCAAAATATGGAGTTGGTCACTGAACAGCTTAAGATTTTGAGAGATGAGACAGCTCGGCAACAGATAACAATTGCAGAGAACAATAAAGAGCTGAGTGTCACTAAGGGTCACCTGGATGCAGCATCCAAGGAAATTGAACTATACAAGAAGCAAATACGCAAGTTACATGAGAATCATGAACAGATCATGAATGAGCACAGAGAAAGTGATGAAGAAAGAAGGGTGCTTCGCCTTGTTACGAAAGACCAACAAGATGCACTAACACTTATTGAGGCTAAAGAAAGGGAGACAAGGAGGCAAATGGAATCAACCATTCATCTCGTTCATAAGTTGTCCTCAGAGGTTACTGCTTTTGAAGCTAGAGTAAATGGTGATATTTCTAGAAGTTGTTTGAG GCTTGATAACATGAGTTCAGAGTTCTCACGCCTAAAAAACAAAGCCAACATACTTAAAACTGTGGGTTTTGTGTACAAGAGAAGGCTAGAAACAA
- the LOC130976959 gene encoding 2-succinylbenzoate--CoA ligase, chloroplastic/peroxisomal isoform X3 — protein MFAKLMKHLRSHFFILTSHSKDFEEAKFAMTVVKPVMLVTDESSQTWYSKLLKTDVPSLRWHALLDSTSSDLAKQWNDIAVLHSEMLKKHRVKPLPFDYSWAPDGAVMICFTSGTTGKPKGVTLSHGALIVQSLAKIAIVGYNEDDVYLHTTPLCHIGGLSSALTMLMVGGCHVLMPKFDPKSAVDAIERYGVTSLITVPAIMASLISLIRHKETWKGGETVKKILNGGGSLSLELIKDTNLFFHKAKLISAYGMTETCSSMTFMNLYDPMHETTISQNLQIVGEAASSNSIHQPQGICVGKAAPHVELKICEDDGTSHIGRILTRGPHTMLRYWDQTLTSSSNGRSEAWFDTGDIGSIDNHGNLWLLGRTNGRIKSGGENIYPEEVEAILQGHPGITSVVVVGIPDAYLTEMVAACIQLTENWQWLDQSNSNQEFYISRKSLHQYCIQHNLSRFKIPKMFVLWGKPFPLTTTGKVRRDQIRKELMCRLQSLHSNL, from the exons ATGTTTGCTAAGTTAATGAAGCACTTAAGAAGCCATTTTTTCATTCTAACGAGCCATTCTAAG GATTTTGAAGAGGCGAAATTCGCAATGACTGTGGTGAAGCCAGTGATGTTAGTCACTGATGAGAGCAGCCAAACATGGTACTCAAAACTTCTGAAAACGGATGTTCCATCTTTGAGATGGCATGCTTTATTGGATTCCACTTCCTCAGATTTAGCAAAGCAGTGGAATGATATTGCTG TGTTGCACTCAGAAATGCTCAAGAAGCATCGCGTAAAGCCTCTACCATTTGATTATTCCTGGGCGCCTGACGGTGCTGTAATGATATGCTTTACTTCAG GAACAACAGGAAAGCCTAAAGGAGTAACACTAAGCCATGGAGCATTGATCGTACAATCACTAGCAAAGATTGCCATAGTTGGATACAATGAGGATGAT GTTTATCTGCATACTACTCCATTATGCCATATTGGGGGCTTGTCATCGGCTTTGACCATGCTTATGGTTGGAGGTTGCCATGTCTTGATGCCGAAGTTCGATCCAAAATCAGCTGTTGATGCCATAGAGCGATACGGGGTGACATCTCTGATCACAGTCCCTGCAATAATGGCCAGTCTCATTTCTCTAATTAG GCACAAAGAGACATGGAAAGGGGGAGAAACCGTAAAGAAAATACTTAATGGTGGTGGAAGCCTCTCACTTGAGCTCATCAAGGATACTAACTTATTCTTCCATAAAGCTAAGCTTATCTCAGCTTATG GGATGACAGAGACATGTTCTTCAATGACATTCATGAACCTTTATGATCCaatgcatgaaaccaccatTAGCCAGAACCTTCAAATAGTTGGTGAGGCAGCATCATCAAATTCCATTCACCAGCCTCAAGGTATATGTGTTGGCAAAGCTGCACCTCATGTAGAACTTAAAATATGCGAAGATGATGGCACTAGTCACATAGGGAGAATTTTAACTAGAGGACCACACACAATGCTCAGGTATTGGGATCAAACTCTCACGAGTTCATCAAATGGCAGGAGTGAAGCATGGTTTGATACAGGTGACATTGGATCAATTGATAATCATGGTAATTTGTGGCTCCTTGGACGAACAAATGGTCGAATCAAGAGTGGTGGGGAGAACATTTACCCTGAAGAG GTCGAAGCAATTCTACAAGGACATCCAGGGATTACAAGTGTTGTTGTTGTAGGAATCCCAGATGCCTATCTTACAGAAATGGTAGCAGCATGTATCCAACTAACAGAAAATTGGCAATGGTTAGATCAATCTAATTCAAATCAAGAGTTTTACATATCTAGAAAGAGTCTCCACCAATATTGTATTCAACATAATCTCAGCAG GTTTAAGATACCAAAGATGTTTGTACTGTGGGGAAAGCCTTTTCCACTCACTACCACAGGAAAAGTAAGAAGAGACCAAATCCGCAAGGAATTAATGTGTCGGCTACAATCTTTGCATAGTAATCTTTGA
- the LOC130976959 gene encoding 2-succinylbenzoate--CoA ligase, chloroplastic/peroxisomal isoform X2: MPMFESLADSPATCSGHNCRSPEKDWARACGAGFGLGSRLARPRCHIRGCNCHLRIQQDFEEAKFAMTVVKPVMLVTDESSQTWYSKLLKTDVPSLRWHALLDSTSSDLAKQWNDIAVLHSEMLKKHRVKPLPFDYSWAPDGAVMICFTSGTTGKPKGVTLSHGALIVQSLAKIAIVGYNEDDVYLHTTPLCHIGGLSSALTMLMVGGCHVLMPKFDPKSAVDAIERYGVTSLITVPAIMASLISLIRHKETWKGGETVKKILNGGGSLSLELIKDTNLFFHKAKLISAYGMTETCSSMTFMNLYDPMHETTISQNLQIVGEAASSNSIHQPQGICVGKAAPHVELKICEDDGTSHIGRILTRGPHTMLRYWDQTLTSSSNGRSEAWFDTGDIGSIDNHGNLWLLGRTNGRIKSGGENIYPEEVEAILQGHPGITSVVVVGIPDAYLTEMVAACIQLTENWQWLDQSNSNQEFYISRKSLHQYCIQHNLSRFKIPKMFVLWGKPFPLTTTGKVRRDQIRKELMCRLQSLHSNL; the protein is encoded by the exons ATGCCAATGTTTGAGTCGCTTGCTGACTCTCCGGCTACATGTTCCGGTCATAATTGCCGGTCACCGGAAAAAGACTGGGCGAGAGCTTGTGGAGCAGGTTTTGGCCTTGGCTCAAGGCTTGCTCGACCTAGGTGTCACATCCGGGGATGTAATTGCCATCTCCGCATTCAACAG GATTTTGAAGAGGCGAAATTCGCAATGACTGTGGTGAAGCCAGTGATGTTAGTCACTGATGAGAGCAGCCAAACATGGTACTCAAAACTTCTGAAAACGGATGTTCCATCTTTGAGATGGCATGCTTTATTGGATTCCACTTCCTCAGATTTAGCAAAGCAGTGGAATGATATTGCTG TGTTGCACTCAGAAATGCTCAAGAAGCATCGCGTAAAGCCTCTACCATTTGATTATTCCTGGGCGCCTGACGGTGCTGTAATGATATGCTTTACTTCAG GAACAACAGGAAAGCCTAAAGGAGTAACACTAAGCCATGGAGCATTGATCGTACAATCACTAGCAAAGATTGCCATAGTTGGATACAATGAGGATGAT GTTTATCTGCATACTACTCCATTATGCCATATTGGGGGCTTGTCATCGGCTTTGACCATGCTTATGGTTGGAGGTTGCCATGTCTTGATGCCGAAGTTCGATCCAAAATCAGCTGTTGATGCCATAGAGCGATACGGGGTGACATCTCTGATCACAGTCCCTGCAATAATGGCCAGTCTCATTTCTCTAATTAG GCACAAAGAGACATGGAAAGGGGGAGAAACCGTAAAGAAAATACTTAATGGTGGTGGAAGCCTCTCACTTGAGCTCATCAAGGATACTAACTTATTCTTCCATAAAGCTAAGCTTATCTCAGCTTATG GGATGACAGAGACATGTTCTTCAATGACATTCATGAACCTTTATGATCCaatgcatgaaaccaccatTAGCCAGAACCTTCAAATAGTTGGTGAGGCAGCATCATCAAATTCCATTCACCAGCCTCAAGGTATATGTGTTGGCAAAGCTGCACCTCATGTAGAACTTAAAATATGCGAAGATGATGGCACTAGTCACATAGGGAGAATTTTAACTAGAGGACCACACACAATGCTCAGGTATTGGGATCAAACTCTCACGAGTTCATCAAATGGCAGGAGTGAAGCATGGTTTGATACAGGTGACATTGGATCAATTGATAATCATGGTAATTTGTGGCTCCTTGGACGAACAAATGGTCGAATCAAGAGTGGTGGGGAGAACATTTACCCTGAAGAG GTCGAAGCAATTCTACAAGGACATCCAGGGATTACAAGTGTTGTTGTTGTAGGAATCCCAGATGCCTATCTTACAGAAATGGTAGCAGCATGTATCCAACTAACAGAAAATTGGCAATGGTTAGATCAATCTAATTCAAATCAAGAGTTTTACATATCTAGAAAGAGTCTCCACCAATATTGTATTCAACATAATCTCAGCAG GTTTAAGATACCAAAGATGTTTGTACTGTGGGGAAAGCCTTTTCCACTCACTACCACAGGAAAAGTAAGAAGAGACCAAATCCGCAAGGAATTAATGTGTCGGCTACAATCTTTGCATAGTAATCTTTGA
- the LOC130976959 gene encoding 2-succinylbenzoate--CoA ligase, chloroplastic/peroxisomal isoform X1: MAKHHSLPHICQCLSRLLTLRLHVPVIIAGHRKKTGRELVEQVLALAQGLLDLGVTSGDVIAISAFNSDWYLEWLLAIAFVGGIAAPLNYRWDFEEAKFAMTVVKPVMLVTDESSQTWYSKLLKTDVPSLRWHALLDSTSSDLAKQWNDIAVLHSEMLKKHRVKPLPFDYSWAPDGAVMICFTSGTTGKPKGVTLSHGALIVQSLAKIAIVGYNEDDVYLHTTPLCHIGGLSSALTMLMVGGCHVLMPKFDPKSAVDAIERYGVTSLITVPAIMASLISLIRHKETWKGGETVKKILNGGGSLSLELIKDTNLFFHKAKLISAYGMTETCSSMTFMNLYDPMHETTISQNLQIVGEAASSNSIHQPQGICVGKAAPHVELKICEDDGTSHIGRILTRGPHTMLRYWDQTLTSSSNGRSEAWFDTGDIGSIDNHGNLWLLGRTNGRIKSGGENIYPEEVEAILQGHPGITSVVVVGIPDAYLTEMVAACIQLTENWQWLDQSNSNQEFYISRKSLHQYCIQHNLSRFKIPKMFVLWGKPFPLTTTGKVRRDQIRKELMCRLQSLHSNL, encoded by the exons ATGGCTAAACACCACTCTCTCCCTCATATATGCCAATGTTTGAGTCGCTTGCTGACTCTCCGGCTACATGTTCCGGTCATAATTGCCGGTCACCGGAAAAAGACTGGGCGAGAGCTTGTGGAGCAGGTTTTGGCCTTGGCTCAAGGCTTGCTCGACCTAGGTGTCACATCCGGGGATGTAATTGCCATCTCCGCATTCAACAG TGATTGGTATCTCGAGTGGTTGTTAGCCATTGCGTTTGTTGGTGGAATAGCCGCACCTCTGAACTATCGCTGG GATTTTGAAGAGGCGAAATTCGCAATGACTGTGGTGAAGCCAGTGATGTTAGTCACTGATGAGAGCAGCCAAACATGGTACTCAAAACTTCTGAAAACGGATGTTCCATCTTTGAGATGGCATGCTTTATTGGATTCCACTTCCTCAGATTTAGCAAAGCAGTGGAATGATATTGCTG TGTTGCACTCAGAAATGCTCAAGAAGCATCGCGTAAAGCCTCTACCATTTGATTATTCCTGGGCGCCTGACGGTGCTGTAATGATATGCTTTACTTCAG GAACAACAGGAAAGCCTAAAGGAGTAACACTAAGCCATGGAGCATTGATCGTACAATCACTAGCAAAGATTGCCATAGTTGGATACAATGAGGATGAT GTTTATCTGCATACTACTCCATTATGCCATATTGGGGGCTTGTCATCGGCTTTGACCATGCTTATGGTTGGAGGTTGCCATGTCTTGATGCCGAAGTTCGATCCAAAATCAGCTGTTGATGCCATAGAGCGATACGGGGTGACATCTCTGATCACAGTCCCTGCAATAATGGCCAGTCTCATTTCTCTAATTAG GCACAAAGAGACATGGAAAGGGGGAGAAACCGTAAAGAAAATACTTAATGGTGGTGGAAGCCTCTCACTTGAGCTCATCAAGGATACTAACTTATTCTTCCATAAAGCTAAGCTTATCTCAGCTTATG GGATGACAGAGACATGTTCTTCAATGACATTCATGAACCTTTATGATCCaatgcatgaaaccaccatTAGCCAGAACCTTCAAATAGTTGGTGAGGCAGCATCATCAAATTCCATTCACCAGCCTCAAGGTATATGTGTTGGCAAAGCTGCACCTCATGTAGAACTTAAAATATGCGAAGATGATGGCACTAGTCACATAGGGAGAATTTTAACTAGAGGACCACACACAATGCTCAGGTATTGGGATCAAACTCTCACGAGTTCATCAAATGGCAGGAGTGAAGCATGGTTTGATACAGGTGACATTGGATCAATTGATAATCATGGTAATTTGTGGCTCCTTGGACGAACAAATGGTCGAATCAAGAGTGGTGGGGAGAACATTTACCCTGAAGAG GTCGAAGCAATTCTACAAGGACATCCAGGGATTACAAGTGTTGTTGTTGTAGGAATCCCAGATGCCTATCTTACAGAAATGGTAGCAGCATGTATCCAACTAACAGAAAATTGGCAATGGTTAGATCAATCTAATTCAAATCAAGAGTTTTACATATCTAGAAAGAGTCTCCACCAATATTGTATTCAACATAATCTCAGCAG GTTTAAGATACCAAAGATGTTTGTACTGTGGGGAAAGCCTTTTCCACTCACTACCACAGGAAAAGTAAGAAGAGACCAAATCCGCAAGGAATTAATGTGTCGGCTACAATCTTTGCATAGTAATCTTTGA
- the LOC130974589 gene encoding uncharacterized protein LOC130974589 has product MEHVESQMGRDTIPSQWGGKKVRSSIEPRGKDSNFLEERVSMLENVLSSMDERFQRIEHDKETLEAHVLGELDAFKESMLQIEEKLENSLKLFEEVRVWFEEAKSRPTIIRETTKIDLPKPKEFKGVRDARKVENFLWQMERYFEGQGVVEEAIKVRTAALYLSDNATLWWRRKCVDMENGTCNITTWEDFKRELKRQFFPENVVYEARKKLRELKHKSTISDYVKEFTTLTLQIPNLASDDALFFFIDGLQPWAKQELQRRNVKDVDEAIVMAESLTEYHRGDFKPKSSSKPSSAKGGGDKGKSFSIKKEGKYSSKKEYEEKKKAFVPKGGCFVCKGPHQMKDCPKLGTLASIAEEREAQTQVTECVGSIQHINAVKGKEASTAEKKGLMYVKAFINEKPVMAMIDTGATHNFITPDEARRLGLKITEKNGWFKPVNTKGEPLKGVAKGVEMTLGSWKGLVDFSVAPMDDFKIVIGLDLQRKANIIPIPYYDIVCVMEKGSPCMVPTVSKVGGPPILSAMQLKKGFKKGEITYLALLQEELTLEREDVPLEIKEVLEENKDVMPSELPKQLPPRRKVDHKIELELGAKSLASTPYRMTPPELEELKKQLKDLLDAGFIRPSKAPYGAPVLFQKKHDGSLRLCIDYRALNKVTIKNKYPIPLIADLFDQLGRAKWFSKLDLRSGYHQVRIADGDEPKTTCVTRYGSYEWLVMPFGLTNAPATFCTLMNEIFRPYLDRFVVVYLDDIVVYSNTLEEHVEHLRTVFKILRENNLYVKKEKCSFARDEVHFLGHIIKGGTLCMDQGKVKAIKEWEPPNKISELRSFLGLANYYRRFIKGYSAKAAPLTDLLKKNHSWEWSKECQKAFDELKAGITEGLVLALPNYSKVFEVHTDASDYAIGGVLMQEGHPIAFESHKLNDTKRRYTVQEKEMTAVVHCLRTWRHYLLGSHFIVKIDNVATSYFQTQKKLSPKQARWQDFLAEFDFEFEYKSGKTNVVADALSRKAELAAISMAEGDIVHTIKEGLHHDPLAKKLVELAREGKTKRF; this is encoded by the coding sequence ATGGAGCATGTTGAGTCACAAATGGGAAGGGATACTATTCCTTCTCAATGGGGAGGCAAGAAGGTACGTTCTTCAATTGAGCCTAGAGGTAAGGACTCTAACTTCTTAGAAGAAAGAGTTTCTATGTTAGAAAATGTTCTATCCTCTATGGATGAGCGGTTCCAAAGGATAGAACATGACAAGGAGACCCTCGAGGCTCACGTGTTAGGAGAACTAGATgctttcaaagaaagcatgCTCCAAATCGAAGAGAAGCTTGAGAATTCCTTGAAGCTATTTGAGGAAGTTCGAGTTTGGTTCGAGGAGGCGAAATCTCGACCAACCATTATAAGGGAGACGACAAAGATTGATCTCCCCAAGCCAAAGGAGTTCAAGGGCGTAAGGGACGCTCGCAAGGTGGAGAACTTCCTATGGCAAATGGAGAGGTACTTCGAAGGCCAAGGGGTGGTCGAAGAAGCAATAAAGGTACGCACTGCAGCTCTCTACCTTTCTGATAATGCTACTTTGTGGTGGAGGAGAAAGTGCGTAGATATGGAGAATGGTACTTGCAACATAACCACATGGGAAGATTTCAAAAGGGAGTTGAAAAGACAATTCTTCCCTGAAAATGTGGTTTATGAAGCAAGAAAGAAGTTGAGGGAGTTGAAGCACAAGAGTACAATTAGTGACTACGTAAAGGAGTTCACTACTCTCACGCTTCAAATCCCCAACTTAGCATCAGATGATGCATTGTTCTTCTTCATTGATGGACTCCAACCTTGGGCAAAGCAAGAACTACAAAGAAGGAATGTTAAGGATGTCGATGAGGCCATCGTGATGGCCGAATCACTCACTGAGTATCATAGGGGAGACTTTAAACCCAAGTCTTCCTCCAAGCCTAGTTCTGCTAAAGGTGGGGGAGACAAGGGGAAGAGTTTCTCAATCAAGAAGGAAGGAAAATACTCTTCAAAGAAAGAGTAcgaggaaaagaagaaggctTTCGTGCCCAAAGGAGGATGCTTCGTGTGCAAGGGGCCACACCAAATGAAGGACTGTCCCAAGCTAGGGACTCTGGCATCTATCGCCGAGGAACGAGAAGCTCAAACTCAAGTAACTGAGTGTGTTGGATCCATCCAACACATAAATGCTGTGAAGGGCAAAGAGGCAAGCACCGCAGAAAAGAAAGGCTTGATGTATGTCAAAGCCTTTATCAATGAAAAACCTGTCATGGCTATGATCGACACTGGTGCTACACACAACTTCATCACGCCTGATGAAGCAAGGAGGCTCGGGTTGAAGATCACCGAAAAGAATGGTTGGTTCAAACCCGTGAATACCAAGGGTGAACCCCTTAAGGGAGTAGCAAAAGGGGTTGAGATGACTCTTGGTTCTTGGAAGGGCCTTGTGGATTTCTCAGTAGCACCCATGGATGATTTTAAAATAGTCATCGGGCTCGATTTGCAAAGGAAGGCAAATATAATACCTATACCATACTACGACATAGTATGCGTCATGGAGAAAGGGTCTCCATGCATGGTCCCTACAGTCTCTAAAGTTGGAGGACCACCGATACTCTCTGCTATGCAACTCAAGAAAGGGTTCAAGAAGGGAGAGATTACATATTTGGCTCTACTACAAGAGGAGTTAACACTTGAAAGAGAAGACGTTCCTCTCGAAATCAAGGAAGTCcttgaagaaaataaggatgTGATGCCTTCCGAGTTGCCAAAACAACTACCACCTAGGAGGAAGGTGGACCACAAGATTGAATTGGAGTTAGGAGCAAAGTCGCTCGCCTCAACACCGTATAGAATGACACCGCCAGAACTCGAGGAGTTGAAGAAGCAACTCAAGGATTTGCTAGATGCTGGGTTCATCCGTCCATCGAAGGCACCTTATGGCGCACCAGTCTTATTCCAAAAGAAGCATGATGGTTCATTGAGGCTATGCATCGACTATCGAGCACTTAACAAGGTAACCATCAAGAACAAATACCCCATTCCTTTGATAGCCGATTTGTTTGATCAACTTGGTAGAGCCAAGTGGTTCTCAAAGCTAGATTTGAGGTCAGGATATCACCAAGTGAGAATTGCCGATGGTGATGAGCCTAAGACCACGTGTGTCACGAGGTATGGATCGTATGAGTGGTTGGTGATGCCTTTTGGCTTGACCAACGCTCCTGCGACCTTCTGTACCTTGATGAATGAGATCTTTCGACCTTACCTTGATCGGTTTGTAGTGGTCTACTTGGATGACATTGTTGTCTATAGCAATACTTTGGAGGAACATGTAGAACATTTACGAACCGTGTTCAAGATCTTGCGAGAGAATAACCTATATGTGAAGAAGGAAAAGTGTTCCTTTGCAAGGGACGAAGTCCACTTCTTAGGACACATCATTAAAGGTGGAACTCTCTGCATGGATCAAGGAAAGGTGAAGGCTATCAAAGAGTGGGAGCCGCCAAACAAGATATCTGAATTGAGGTCATTCCTTGGGTTGGCTAATTACTATCGGAGGTTTATCAAGGGATACTCTGCTAAGGCTGCACCATTAACTGATCTTCTCAAGAAGAATCACTCTTGGGAATGgtcaaaggagtgtcaaaaggCATTTGATGAGTTGAAGGCTGGTATCACAGAAGGACTAGTACTAGCACTACCCAACTACTCAAAGGTATTTGAAGTCCACACTGATGCTTCTGACTACGCTATTGGAGGAGTTCTGATGCAAGAAGGACATCCTATTGCCTTTGAGAGTCACAAGTTGAATGATACAAAGAGGCGTTACACTGTCCAAGAGAAGGAGATGACCGCGGTGGTGCATTGTCTGAGAACTTGGCGTCACTACTTGCTTGGTTCACACTTCATCGTCAAGATAGACAATGTGGCTACAAGCTACTTCCAAACTCAAAAGAAGTTAAGCCCCAAACAAGCTAGGTGGCAAGACTTCTTGGCTgagtttgattttgaatttgaatacaAGTCAGGCAAGACTAATGTGGTAGCTGATGCGCTGAGTCGCAAGGCTGAGTTGGCGGCCATTTCTATGGCTGAAGGAGATATTGTGCATACCATCAAGGAAGGGTTGCATCACGATCCACTAGCCAAGAAGTTGGTGGAGTTGGCTAGAGAAGGTAAGACCAAAAGATTTTAG